The Methylomicrobium lacus LW14 genome window below encodes:
- a CDS encoding RNA-binding domain-containing protein, producing the protein MLKSELLEIIANGENSGVEFKRDDLRPEQLAKEIVALANFQGGKLLLGVEDDGTISGIQRNDLETWVMDTVFGRYIHPMILPYYEEVEFDDGKRVAVISLTQGASKPYVVRNNNREEIFVRVGSTSRLATREQQARLFESGGMLHSEVLPVSGSCFEDLDQGRLTDYLTNIAGDLTVPQTHEEWEQRLKGLGLMVGRQDGDSAVCTIAGLVLFGRSPRRSLRHAGVRWMSFTGDEKDYQAQDDTVLDGPMVALWEVREGEGRILIEDGLVERLADRMRPFISEESSQSNQDLRRDSYYRYPLDAVREAVLNAFVHRDWTRSSEVEVVNYSNRLEVISPGTLQNSMTIDKMLAGQRSARNPIIVEIMRDYGYVDSRGMGVRRKIVPLTREFAGKDADFDLTDDYLRVVIPARPGL; encoded by the coding sequence ATGTTGAAGTCTGAATTGTTGGAAATTATCGCCAATGGCGAGAATTCCGGTGTGGAATTCAAAAGAGATGACTTACGACCGGAGCAATTAGCTAAAGAGATCGTCGCTCTGGCGAATTTTCAGGGAGGCAAGCTGCTTTTAGGCGTTGAAGACGACGGAACTATTAGCGGCATCCAACGAAATGACTTGGAAACCTGGGTTATGGATACCGTGTTTGGCCGCTATATTCATCCCATGATTCTCCCTTATTACGAAGAGGTGGAATTCGACGATGGCAAACGAGTTGCCGTTATTTCTTTGACCCAAGGCGCTTCAAAGCCCTATGTGGTTAGAAATAATAATCGAGAAGAAATTTTCGTTCGCGTCGGCAGCACCTCCCGTTTGGCAACGCGTGAGCAACAAGCCAGGCTATTCGAAAGTGGCGGCATGCTGCATAGCGAGGTATTGCCGGTTTCAGGCAGTTGTTTCGAAGACCTCGATCAGGGGCGGTTAACTGATTATTTGACGAATATCGCGGGTGATTTAACAGTTCCGCAAACCCATGAGGAATGGGAACAACGCTTAAAAGGGCTAGGATTAATGGTGGGGCGTCAAGATGGCGACTCTGCCGTTTGCACGATTGCTGGCCTGGTATTGTTTGGACGTAGCCCGCGACGAAGCCTTCGACATGCCGGCGTTCGATGGATGTCGTTTACAGGCGACGAGAAGGATTATCAAGCGCAAGACGATACGGTATTGGATGGCCCCATGGTTGCCTTATGGGAGGTACGAGAGGGTGAAGGGAGGATACTCATCGAAGATGGATTGGTTGAGCGCTTGGCTGATCGAATGCGGCCTTTCATATCCGAGGAAAGCTCGCAAAGCAATCAAGATCTCCGGCGAGACTCTTATTACCGTTATCCTCTTGATGCAGTTCGAGAAGCCGTTTTAAACGCATTTGTGCATCGCGACTGGACGCGCTCAAGTGAGGTTGAAGTGGTTAATTACTCAAACCGTTTGGAGGTTATTAGTCCAGGTACCCTGCAAAATTCCATGACTATAGACAAAATGCTGGCTGGCCAGCGTTCTGCCCGAAATCCGATCATTGTTGAAATTATGCGTGATTACGGATACGTTGATTCACGTGGCATGGGAGTTCGTAGAAAAATCGTTCCCCTGACACGTGAATTTGCCGGAAAAGATGCAGATTTTGACCTTACCGATGACTATTTGCGTGTGGTGATCCCCGCACGCCCGGGACTGTAA